A single region of the Petrotoga sp. 9PWA.NaAc.5.4 genome encodes:
- a CDS encoding sulfite exporter TauE/SafE family protein: MDSIWIYIIVGFVAQIIDGALGMAYGVFSNSLLLAFGIPPAVSSASVHFAETFTTLISGVSHFKLGNVDKSLFKKLVVAGVIGAVVGTYILSNIDGNKIKPFIGIYLLLMGIRILFKVINMHKHSDEKITKRRHFAFLGLVGGFLDAIGGGGWGPVVTATLVSDGKNPRKTIGSVNAAEFFVTVSTVITFTVFLTAFNWTAAFGLLIGGGVAAPLAALVTKKVPTKALMTMVGCLITFVSLRMIILSI, encoded by the coding sequence ATGGATTCTATATGGATTTATATTATAGTTGGTTTCGTTGCTCAGATAATCGATGGAGCCTTAGGAATGGCATATGGAGTATTCTCTAACTCTTTATTGTTAGCTTTTGGCATTCCTCCAGCTGTATCGAGTGCATCGGTTCATTTTGCAGAGACCTTCACAACTTTAATTTCAGGAGTTTCTCATTTCAAGTTAGGAAACGTTGATAAGAGTTTATTTAAAAAACTTGTGGTTGCTGGTGTAATCGGAGCTGTTGTGGGCACATATATTCTTTCAAACATCGATGGAAACAAAATAAAACCCTTTATAGGAATTTATTTACTTCTCATGGGGATACGCATATTATTTAAAGTCATAAATATGCATAAACACTCGGATGAGAAAATTACAAAAAGAAGGCACTTCGCTTTTTTAGGCCTTGTAGGTGGCTTTTTAGATGCCATAGGTGGCGGTGGCTGGGGACCGGTTGTAACAGCAACGTTGGTTTCTGATGGGAAAAATCCAAGAAAAACCATAGGCTCAGTCAATGCCGCAGAGTTTTTTGTAACTGTTTCCACAGTAATTACCTTCACCGTTTTTCTTACTGCTTTTAATTGGACAGCAGCTTTTGGCTTATTAATAGGTGGAGGCGTCGCTGCTCCATTAGCTGCTTTGGTAACTAAGAAAGTACCCACAAAAGCCCTTATGACAATGGTGGGATGTTTAATTACTTTTGTAAGCCTTAGAATGATTATTTTATCCATATAA
- a CDS encoding dynamin family protein, translated as MKTPLVSNKFKKEETQLNKILNEYLNLVYQNHILDSEKIAEIKKEFETPFNFVAIGKVKSGKSSFLNALLGVKKGEEEIFKSGAAVETSKITIARKGNKEPEIENNVVIVYKDIESLEGIEIIDTPGTDSIMEKHEKITYDFLENCNLVMFIFEAKNIYTKSDWELIKKIVYQFKKDIIFILQQKDRAKEEEIETSKKELIAKCNEIGIKDPKIFVTSAALEMESQEGSGFKEVREYIFKEIGSDEKKSMKLKTIINKIRDSITNNENILEKEINTIEAYRKYFEAIDIFLKDNYKLLKENIERSIGDPIINYHSKKLGLLKNKIISLYKTQSKVKDLIKDELTQFKKDINEMIKDTLNKNLNYILKDYSSRIEKLFSKEELAQKVKDEPYLKIQLQTDIEKYFEDFKQDIQRELDKVIEDTFKSIKFKNKTLFNRIYITRSITKAIEEGISLQEKELSSMLDVLITNFIRNIDNKTKTKMLENQDNIQNKIDNLEKYQKIKRTFESYVKQLENIEQASFVGIGGKKNVK; from the coding sequence ATGAAAACTCCGTTAGTAAGTAATAAATTCAAAAAAGAAGAAACCCAGCTAAATAAGATATTAAATGAGTATCTTAATTTAGTTTATCAAAACCATATTTTGGATAGTGAAAAAATAGCTGAGATAAAAAAAGAGTTTGAAACTCCTTTTAATTTTGTTGCAATTGGAAAAGTAAAATCTGGTAAAAGTAGCTTTTTGAATGCCTTACTTGGTGTTAAAAAAGGTGAAGAAGAAATTTTTAAGTCAGGTGCTGCAGTAGAAACCTCCAAAATAACAATAGCGAGAAAAGGCAATAAAGAACCAGAAATAGAAAACAATGTTGTAATAGTATATAAAGATATTGAATCTTTAGAAGGAATAGAAATAATAGATACTCCTGGAACAGATTCTATTATGGAGAAACACGAAAAAATTACGTATGACTTCTTAGAAAACTGCAATTTAGTCATGTTTATCTTCGAAGCAAAAAATATATATACAAAAAGTGATTGGGAATTGATCAAAAAAATTGTATATCAATTCAAAAAAGACATTATCTTCATTTTACAACAAAAAGATAGAGCAAAAGAAGAAGAAATTGAAACCTCAAAAAAAGAATTAATTGCTAAATGTAATGAAATTGGCATAAAAGATCCCAAGATTTTTGTAACATCTGCAGCTTTAGAAATGGAATCTCAAGAAGGAAGCGGTTTTAAAGAAGTTAGAGAATATATCTTTAAAGAAATCGGAAGCGATGAAAAGAAGAGTATGAAGTTAAAAACGATAATAAATAAAATTCGTGATTCTATAACCAACAATGAAAATATCTTAGAAAAAGAAATAAATACGATAGAAGCTTATCGAAAATATTTTGAAGCAATTGATATATTCTTAAAAGATAACTATAAATTGTTAAAAGAAAATATTGAAAGATCGATAGGTGATCCAATTATAAATTATCATTCAAAAAAATTGGGGTTGTTGAAAAATAAAATTATAAGTTTATATAAAACTCAAAGTAAAGTGAAGGATTTAATTAAAGATGAGCTAACTCAATTCAAAAAAGACATAAATGAGATGATTAAAGATACACTAAACAAAAATTTAAACTATATTTTAAAAGATTATAGTAGTAGAATTGAAAAGTTGTTTTCTAAAGAAGAACTCGCTCAAAAAGTAAAGGATGAACCTTATTTAAAAATACAATTACAAACAGACATAGAAAAATATTTCGAAGATTTTAAGCAAGATATTCAAAGAGAATTAGATAAAGTTATAGAAGATACTTTTAAATCTATAAAATTTAAAAACAAGACCTTGTTTAATAGAATATACATAACAAGATCCATAACAAAAGCTATAGAAGAAGGGATTTCACTTCAAGAAAAAGAATTAAGTAGTATGTTAGATGTCTTAATCACTAACTTTATAAGAAATATTGACAATAAAACTAAAACAAAAATGCTTGAAAATCAAGATAATATTCAAAATAAAATAGATAATTTAGAAAAATACCAAAAAATAAAAAGAACCTTTGAAAGTTATGTAAAACAATTAGAAAATATCGAGCAAGCATCCTTTGTAGGAATTGGAGGAAAAAAGAATGTAAAATAA
- a CDS encoding DEAD/DEAH box helicase family protein: MSVFSEYKERFILEPRTGSGLRKCQLGAIWALKSYFILNTPEVAALISLPTGSGKSAIMMAACFELNLKKILIIEPSKVLRTQISEQFYNLEILKRIGCLSEDFPKVKVFEVKHIQSTDKWAEIFQEHDVIVAHPNSISPYYKKVFPISAELIDAIFMDEAHH; encoded by the coding sequence ATGTCTGTCTTTAGCGAATATAAAGAAAGATTTATTCTTGAGCCTAGAACGGGAAGCGGTTTAAGAAAATGCCAATTAGGTGCTATTTGGGCTCTGAAAAGTTATTTCATTTTAAATACACCTGAAGTAGCAGCTCTTATTAGCTTACCAACTGGGTCAGGTAAAAGTGCAATAATGATGGCGGCGTGTTTTGAGTTGAATCTTAAGAAGATTCTAATTATAGAACCTTCAAAAGTATTAAGAACACAAATTAGTGAACAATTTTATAATTTAGAAATTTTAAAGCGTATTGGATGCCTGTCAGAAGATTTCCCGAAAGTAAAAGTATTTGAGGTTAAGCATATTCAGTCAACAGATAAGTGGGCGGAAATTTTTCAAGAACACGATGTTATTGTTGCACACCCTAATAGTATATCCCCATATTATAAAAAAGTGTTTCCTATCTCAGCTGAACTTATAGATGCTATTTTTATGGATGAAGCACACCATTAA
- a CDS encoding aspartate aminotransferase family protein, with product MSLLKMYDAFPLKLEKAEGCYIYDQNGNKYLDTFAGIGVVNFGHSNLELLEVLKAKMSRYMHLSNFFLDEDAVEIAEKLISFTGKNGTVYFTNSGTEATEAALKAVKKRVTAKRNKIVYFENAFHGRTLGALSVNGFKNLREPFEPLIPNTIELKFNDIETLTQYFQTFGEETLAVFVEPILGSGGLIPITQEFAYAIESYKEKYNFILVCDEIQAGLGRTGKIFSHQHFNLNPNIITLAKSLGGGLPLGATLFLENISQAFEKGEHGSTFAPNPVALAGAKFVLTHIPDVLESVKEKGESIINWLQNKNFEKVKDIRGKGLMLGIELKEEDPHLKEKGLEVGLLLNVLKNKIIRLLPPLTIKTEEIQEMLNKLELILS from the coding sequence ATGAGTTTATTAAAAATGTACGATGCATTTCCTTTAAAACTAGAGAAAGCAGAAGGATGTTATATATACGATCAAAATGGAAATAAATATTTAGATACTTTTGCTGGCATAGGAGTCGTTAATTTTGGCCATTCTAATCTCGAACTACTTGAAGTACTAAAAGCCAAAATGAGTAGATATATGCATTTATCTAATTTTTTCCTTGATGAGGATGCCGTAGAAATTGCTGAGAAGTTAATTTCTTTTACTGGCAAAAATGGGACTGTTTATTTTACCAATTCTGGAACTGAGGCTACAGAAGCCGCTTTAAAAGCTGTAAAAAAGAGAGTGACTGCTAAAAGAAACAAAATCGTGTATTTTGAAAATGCATTCCACGGAAGAACACTTGGTGCTTTATCTGTAAATGGTTTCAAAAATTTGAGAGAACCATTTGAGCCATTGATCCCAAATACCATTGAATTAAAATTTAATGATATTGAAACTCTTACTCAATATTTTCAAACGTTTGGAGAAGAAACTTTAGCTGTATTTGTAGAACCGATATTAGGTTCAGGTGGTTTAATACCAATCACACAGGAATTTGCCTATGCTATTGAATCTTATAAAGAAAAGTACAACTTCATCTTGGTTTGTGATGAAATACAGGCGGGTCTTGGAAGAACAGGAAAAATCTTTTCACACCAACATTTTAACCTTAATCCTAATATAATAACGTTAGCAAAATCCTTAGGTGGTGGCTTACCTTTAGGAGCTACTTTATTTTTAGAAAATATTTCTCAAGCTTTTGAAAAGGGTGAACACGGATCCACTTTTGCTCCAAATCCTGTAGCTTTAGCAGGAGCAAAATTTGTTTTAACCCATATACCCGATGTACTTGAAAGTGTCAAGGAAAAAGGAGAGTCAATAATTAATTGGCTACAAAATAAAAACTTTGAAAAGGTAAAAGATATTCGTGGAAAAGGATTAATGTTAGGAATAGAATTGAAAGAGGAAGATCCTCATCTTAAAGAAAAAGGTTTAGAAGTTGGCTTGTTACTAAATGTCCTTAAAAACAAAATAATTAGACTGTTGCCTCCTTTAACTATTAAAACCGAAGAAATTCAAGAAATGCTTAATAAACTGGAGTTGATATTGAGTTGA
- a CDS encoding McrB family protein, which translates to MRLENFIRSVKQKSEDMGFCFDSQPRKVKNAVWRKNIHPEKEEDFRKGAYFGLVNANEESTGAYSDFSLVIFPNAECTHFVIALAVGSLGFNKDYTVATLPWLRRLFSRLRDRKYAGKQFFKVDFSDIETSSAVINHLEDVDDLREVIGKYQTVLSACQIVEIQNGAEEEALEIVWQWLATYATFRNVGNNKKQRDEINKYLPAIKDLDDYTEAAIYQQLLNERFIVLQGAPGTGKTWTANKIGELHFSGETGKTYFEQFHAETAYSDFVYGIKPKTTGDNLSYEEHYGILWDAIEYAHESGKATLLIIDEINRANLSNVLGPIFYLFEKNAGHRQNVVKIGNKEITKLPENLYVIATMNTADRSLAVVDFALRRRFSWITLRPHVIEVQGDNLFLTDEFNRFSEIFSRYASSEELNLQPGQSYFVAKSEDAWRQRLRYELVPLMKEYFDEGYLKNAVSEFSDYVYDKLGIDLYE; encoded by the coding sequence ATGAGATTAGAAAACTTCATAAGAAGTGTAAAACAAAAAAGCGAGGACATGGGCTTTTGCTTCGATTCTCAACCTAGGAAGGTGAAGAATGCGGTATGGCGCAAAAACATCCATCCAGAAAAAGAAGAAGATTTCAGGAAGGGTGCTTATTTTGGATTGGTTAATGCTAATGAAGAGTCGACCGGCGCATACAGTGATTTTAGTTTAGTTATTTTTCCGAATGCGGAATGTACTCACTTTGTTATCGCCCTTGCTGTTGGCTCTCTTGGATTTAATAAGGATTACACTGTAGCAACTCTGCCTTGGCTGAGAAGACTTTTTTCCAGGCTTCGTGATAGGAAATATGCTGGCAAACAATTTTTTAAGGTGGATTTCTCTGATATTGAGACTTCTTCAGCCGTCATAAATCATTTAGAGGATGTTGATGATTTGCGCGAAGTTATAGGTAAATATCAAACAGTACTTTCTGCTTGTCAGATTGTTGAAATACAGAATGGTGCAGAAGAAGAGGCACTTGAAATTGTCTGGCAATGGTTAGCTACCTATGCCACTTTCAGGAATGTTGGAAATAACAAAAAGCAGAGAGACGAAATAAATAAATATCTTCCGGCAATTAAGGATTTAGATGATTATACAGAGGCTGCCATCTATCAGCAACTTTTAAATGAAAGGTTCATAGTTCTCCAAGGAGCCCCTGGAACAGGAAAAACATGGACCGCGAACAAGATCGGTGAGCTGCATTTCAGCGGTGAGACAGGAAAGACTTATTTTGAACAATTTCATGCTGAAACGGCGTATTCTGATTTTGTATATGGAATTAAACCCAAGACAACAGGAGATAATTTATCATATGAAGAGCATTACGGAATTCTGTGGGACGCTATTGAGTATGCACATGAATCAGGCAAAGCAACTTTATTGATCATTGATGAAATTAATAGAGCCAACCTGTCAAACGTTCTTGGACCAATATTTTATTTGTTTGAAAAGAATGCGGGGCACAGGCAGAATGTGGTAAAAATTGGGAACAAGGAAATCACCAAGCTACCTGAGAATTTATATGTAATAGCAACCATGAATACTGCTGACCGTAGTTTGGCTGTAGTGGACTTCGCGCTTAGGCGCCGTTTTTCTTGGATCACTCTGAGGCCTCATGTGATTGAAGTCCAGGGAGATAATTTGTTTTTAACTGATGAATTCAATCGTTTTTCTGAAATATTTAGCAGGTATGCGTCAAGTGAAGAACTAAATTTGCAGCCGGGACAATCATATTTTGTCGCTAAAAGCGAGGATGCATGGAGGCAACGTTTAAGATATGAACTGGTCCCTTTGATGAAGGAATATTTTGACGAGGGCTATTTAAAGAACGCTGTATCAGAATTTAGTGACTACGTATACGATAAATTAGGAATCGATTTATATGAGTGA
- a CDS encoding amidohydrolase, with translation MSLSPYEIRHVIHENPELSAQEYETTQLLEKNIKELSQYYNESLRIYKPLQTGLIVEYAPLDSNEYLLFRADIDALNIQEETDVEFKSKNDFMHACGHDVHTAILYGFLINVLEKQIKKNILFLFQPAEESGGGAEKILKSGILEKFNIKNAFALHVTDEYPLGTVATTAGVMFASSMEIFIDFHGKASHLAFPQNSKNALNALRLFLDSIEKIPKDPLVPFVFGIGKVSAGRAINIVPDKANLEGSVRTTNSEKALEYFQNLKDILNGIFQITGVDFSISQGSFYTEVLNNKELFDNFSHKLSEKFKFIDCGLKMTAEDFGFFSKKYKSLMCWLGTSKGEHFGLHTPKFLPPDEAIDLGVKLFETFLEE, from the coding sequence TTGAGTTTAAGTCCTTATGAAATAAGACATGTAATTCACGAAAATCCAGAATTATCTGCTCAAGAATATGAAACTACTCAGTTGTTAGAAAAAAACATAAAAGAACTTTCTCAATATTACAATGAGTCATTAAGAATTTATAAACCTCTTCAAACAGGACTGATAGTTGAATATGCGCCTTTAGATAGCAACGAATATTTATTATTTAGAGCAGATATAGATGCTTTAAATATTCAAGAAGAAACTGACGTAGAATTTAAATCGAAAAATGATTTCATGCATGCGTGTGGACACGACGTTCATACTGCGATATTGTATGGATTCCTTATAAATGTTTTAGAAAAACAAATAAAAAAGAATATACTATTCTTATTTCAACCTGCTGAAGAAAGTGGTGGGGGAGCTGAAAAAATTCTTAAAAGCGGTATATTAGAAAAGTTTAATATCAAAAACGCTTTTGCACTACATGTAACTGATGAATATCCCTTAGGAACAGTTGCTACAACTGCAGGTGTAATGTTTGCCTCATCAATGGAAATTTTTATAGATTTTCATGGGAAAGCCTCTCATTTAGCTTTTCCACAAAATTCAAAAAATGCTTTAAATGCCCTGAGGCTTTTTTTAGATTCAATTGAAAAAATCCCGAAAGATCCTCTGGTCCCATTTGTTTTTGGTATCGGAAAAGTATCTGCCGGTAGAGCTATAAATATAGTACCTGACAAAGCTAATCTTGAAGGTAGCGTTCGAACAACAAATTCAGAAAAGGCTTTAGAATATTTTCAAAATCTTAAGGACATTCTAAATGGTATCTTTCAAATTACAGGTGTGGATTTTAGTATAAGTCAAGGCTCTTTTTACACCGAAGTTCTGAACAACAAAGAGTTATTCGACAACTTTTCTCATAAACTTTCAGAAAAATTTAAATTTATCGATTGTGGCTTGAAAATGACGGCTGAAGATTTTGGATTTTTTTCTAAAAAATATAAAAGTTTAATGTGTTGGCTTGGAACTTCCAAAGGAGAACATTTCGGTTTACATACTCCTAAATTTTTACCGCCAGATGAAGCTATAGATTTAGGAGTAAAACTTTTCGAAACATTTTTAGAAGAGTAA
- a CDS encoding alkaline phosphatase family protein, producing the protein MGKKLIIIGLDCASPQLVFEEFYEDLPNLKRIMENGIYNEIESTIPPITIPAWMSMFTGKDPGELGIYGFTNRQDYGYNSLSLVFSKRLKVKKIWDKFSDIGKRSIVMGVPLTYPPQSINGCMISGFLTPSYKSDYTYPKALKNELKNVVGHYIFDVEEFRTDNKKKLLKQIYQMTDNHFAIANYLAKNKEWDLFIMIEIGSDRIHHGFWSLHDKTHPKYVSSIYNSAIKDYYIYLDNCIGDFLRNIDGNYDVIIVSDHGIKPMYGGIALNEWLIEKGYLVLKEYPQTPVIINRLIKEGKVDWSKTKAWGYGGYHGKLFFNIKDREPQGTIDKKNIYTLKNQLIQELKEIKGENGESLNTKVFEPQNIYKAVNNIPPDLIIYFDDLYLRCQGTVGSKSLYTHENDVGPDDANHAQKGIFITNNKNLKVNKITDFFDAVLALYG; encoded by the coding sequence ATGGGCAAAAAGCTAATTATAATTGGATTAGACTGTGCTTCACCTCAATTGGTTTTTGAAGAATTTTATGAAGACTTGCCAAACTTAAAAAGGATAATGGAAAACGGAATATACAATGAAATTGAATCAACAATTCCTCCGATAACAATTCCTGCATGGATGAGTATGTTTACTGGTAAGGACCCTGGGGAACTTGGAATATATGGTTTTACAAATAGGCAAGATTATGGGTACAATTCTTTATCCTTAGTTTTTTCCAAGCGTTTAAAAGTTAAAAAGATTTGGGATAAATTCAGCGATATTGGCAAAAGAAGCATTGTAATGGGAGTACCTTTAACTTATCCTCCACAGTCAATAAATGGATGTATGATCTCGGGCTTTTTAACTCCTTCTTACAAATCTGACTATACTTACCCAAAAGCTTTAAAAAATGAGTTGAAAAATGTTGTAGGCCATTACATTTTTGATGTTGAAGAGTTTAGAACAGATAATAAGAAAAAACTCTTAAAACAAATATATCAAATGACTGATAATCATTTTGCAATAGCGAATTACTTAGCTAAAAACAAAGAATGGGACTTGTTTATAATGATCGAAATAGGTAGTGATAGGATACATCATGGTTTTTGGTCTTTACATGATAAAACACATCCTAAATATGTTTCCAGCATATACAATTCAGCTATAAAAGATTATTACATTTATTTGGACAATTGTATAGGAGATTTTTTAAGAAATATAGATGGAAACTATGATGTGATAATTGTCTCAGATCATGGCATAAAACCTATGTATGGAGGCATAGCGCTAAATGAATGGCTTATAGAAAAAGGATACTTAGTTTTGAAAGAATATCCACAAACTCCTGTGATTATAAATAGGTTGATAAAAGAAGGTAAAGTCGATTGGAGCAAAACCAAAGCATGGGGATATGGTGGTTATCATGGAAAGTTATTTTTCAATATAAAAGATAGAGAACCACAAGGAACGATCGATAAAAAAAATATATATACTTTAAAAAATCAATTAATTCAAGAATTAAAAGAAATAAAAGGTGAAAATGGGGAATCATTGAATACAAAGGTTTTTGAGCCACAAAACATATACAAAGCCGTTAACAACATTCCCCCCGATTTGATAATATATTTTGATGACCTTTACTTGAGGTGTCAAGGTACTGTTGGAAGTAAGAGCTTATATACCCATGAAAATGATGTGGGACCAGATGATGCAAACCACGCTCAAAAAGGTATTTTTATAACTAACAACAAAAATCTAAAAGTAAACAAAATAACAGATTTCTTTGATGCCGTATTAGCATTATATGGATAA
- a CDS encoding Kiwa anti-phage protein KwaB-like domain-containing protein yields MSSNKFERLTFKKDVLEELYNLISSSEMSQPPETFLNENGSLYYLKASQDPFFQEILKTSIEEFLNNIKTKDLIEVERYDDSIFDKKFLYLEKSEIPEIATLEDKILNNKAKRKLNESLIKEKKSFDFIVKYYDEKVGIPIIGFQDLNSRYIFDLKKAFFFESSMLKVLKKGVILKPKEYFDYFIIGEIVFVRTLYFFENKFKFYKKYEESKDLFFNKLKENNNVIGKDITLKGTDYFDKYVSERKTFVKKIHNIFKIGNYQNFDFERLEKVIKDFNLKINIDKNNKEIILDKETNIKDFLELLNELYYVSELSNKKMKANEANII; encoded by the coding sequence ATGAGCAGCAACAAATTTGAAAGGTTAACTTTTAAAAAAGATGTCCTTGAAGAATTATATAATTTGATTTCGAGCTCAGAGATGTCACAGCCTCCAGAAACTTTCTTGAACGAAAATGGAAGTTTATATTATTTAAAAGCAAGTCAAGACCCGTTTTTTCAAGAAATTCTAAAGACCTCTATTGAAGAATTTCTGAATAACATAAAAACCAAAGATTTAATCGAAGTTGAAAGGTACGATGATTCTATTTTTGATAAAAAGTTTCTATATTTAGAAAAATCGGAAATTCCTGAAATAGCTACGCTTGAAGATAAAATACTCAATAACAAGGCAAAAAGAAAGTTAAATGAATCTTTGATCAAGGAAAAAAAGAGTTTTGATTTCATAGTCAAATATTACGATGAAAAGGTAGGCATTCCTATAATTGGCTTTCAAGATTTGAATTCGCGGTATATTTTTGATCTGAAAAAGGCATTCTTTTTTGAAAGTTCTATGTTGAAAGTTTTAAAAAAAGGAGTCATTTTAAAACCTAAAGAATATTTCGATTACTTCATTATCGGTGAGATTGTGTTTGTAAGAACGTTGTACTTTTTTGAGAATAAGTTTAAGTTTTATAAAAAGTATGAAGAATCAAAAGATCTTTTTTTCAATAAACTTAAAGAAAATAACAATGTCATTGGAAAAGATATAACTTTGAAAGGCACAGATTATTTTGACAAGTATGTCTCTGAAAGGAAGACCTTTGTGAAAAAGATACACAACATTTTTAAAATAGGCAATTATCAAAATTTCGATTTTGAAAGGTTAGAAAAAGTGATAAAAGATTTCAATCTAAAAATAAATATTGATAAAAATAATAAAGAGATTATTTTAGATAAAGAAACAAATATAAAAGACTTTTTAGAGTTGCTTAATGAGCTTTATTATGTTTCAGAACTTTCAAACAAAAAAATGAAAGCAAATGAGGCAAATATAATTTAG
- the ispD gene encoding 2-C-methyl-D-erythritol 4-phosphate cytidylyltransferase, with translation MVYAIIVAAGEGKRAGYEIPKQFQKLNNKTVLQLTAEKLQNSNEIDKFIVVTHKDYLQESKMEVSHLNKCSTILIGDKSRQESVFVGLNYLNNLPIKPNFVAIHDAVRPFTDKKKIQEVVDKAKNLGGAILAEKAQYTMSIAKESKLFKMLDRNNIYLHHTPQVFDFEKLFYAYKEVENKLEYFTDDASIYVSAGFEVYIVEDYKTNIKLTTKNDFEIAQCLIKSVY, from the coding sequence ATGGTCTATGCGATTATAGTAGCTGCAGGAGAAGGAAAAAGAGCGGGATACGAAATTCCAAAGCAATTTCAAAAATTGAATAATAAGACAGTTTTACAATTAACTGCAGAAAAGCTGCAAAATTCGAATGAAATAGATAAATTTATCGTTGTGACTCATAAGGATTATCTACAAGAATCGAAAATGGAAGTTTCTCATCTAAACAAATGTTCTACAATTTTGATCGGAGATAAAAGTAGGCAAGAAAGTGTCTTTGTTGGGCTTAACTACTTGAACAATTTACCAATAAAACCAAATTTTGTAGCTATTCATGATGCAGTGAGACCTTTCACAGATAAAAAGAAGATACAGGAGGTTGTAGATAAAGCTAAAAATTTAGGCGGAGCTATTTTGGCTGAAAAGGCACAATATACTATGTCTATAGCAAAAGAAAGTAAGTTATTTAAAATGCTCGATAGGAATAATATTTATTTACACCATACTCCACAAGTATTTGATTTTGAAAAGCTTTTTTACGCATACAAAGAAGTAGAAAATAAGCTTGAATATTTTACTGATGATGCTTCAATTTATGTATCAGCTGGTTTTGAAGTTTATATTGTAGAGGATTATAAAACTAATATTAAGCTTACTACTAAAAATGATTTTGAGATTGCCCAATGCCTTATAAAATCTGTTTATTGA
- a CDS encoding ribbon-helix-helix domain-containing protein — translation MSDKVTLKIPKPLYDKLKAIVENTGYSSVTEFVVFVLRDLVSSEEIQKTKSDKEQGKEIENLTEDEIKVIKKRLKNLGYIDE, via the coding sequence ATGTCTGATAAAGTTACATTAAAAATACCCAAACCCTTATATGACAAGCTAAAAGCGATAGTTGAAAATACAGGATATTCAAGCGTCACTGAGTTTGTTGTGTTTGTACTAAGAGATTTAGTTTCTTCTGAAGAGATTCAGAAAACAAAAAGTGACAAAGAACAAGGTAAAGAAATAGAAAATCTCACAGAAGATGAAATAAAAGTGATTAAGAAGAGGCTAAAAAATTTAGGATATATAGACGAATGA